A window from Peromyscus leucopus breed LL Stock chromosome 8a, UCI_PerLeu_2.1, whole genome shotgun sequence encodes these proteins:
- the LOC119086891 gene encoding retinoic acid early-inducible protein 1-epsilon-like translates to MDHHIWQVIMESQYKQGQLSDASWKFIIGGQNSFYFNPVTKRWGAIHDKAIGIMKKWETDTVLADDLARFSMEVSGYYLKEFSKHWKEIPTLTSKDPDTTQFPSAGSRSPCIAAFIIMGVNLLVFILA, encoded by the exons ATGG ATCACCACATCTGGCAAGTCATCATGGAATCTCAATATAAACAAGGACAACTCAGTGATGCCTCCTGGAAATTCATCATTGGTGGACAGAATTCCTTCTACTTTAATCCAGTGACCAAAAGGTGGGGAGCAATTCATGATAAAGCCATAGGTATCATGAAGAAATGGGAGACGGACACAGTACTAGCAGATGATCTAGCAAGGTTCTCCATGGAAGTATCCGGTTACTACCTCAAGGAATTCTCAAAGCACTGGAAGGAAATTCCAA cactaacATCAAAGGACCCAGATACCACCCAGTTTCCATCTGCTGGTTCGCGCTCTCCATGTATTGCAGCATTTATCATCATGGGAGTCAACTTACTAGTCTTTATTTTGGCATGA